The Prosthecobacter fusiformis sequence GAGGTCTTCAATGAAATGAACAACGTCATCTCAGATCAGCATCGTTTGTTAGGCATCAAGGTGGAGCATTACATCATCTCTTCCGGCCTCAAGATCCTGCTGGAGGGCAGCTCCCTGGCCCCTTTTGTGAAGCGCATCTTTGGCTGCGAATTCGGCCAGGACAAAGACGGCCGCATCAGCTTCCCCAAGCGCGTCATCAGCCACACCACCAAGACGCAGTACATCTTCCGCATCAACAAAGGCATGCTGGAACCGCATGAGGACGTTAACGACCACATGGACCCCGAGCTGCGGCCCATCCCCTTCCAGAACATGATCTACATCGGCGACGGCCCCACGGACGTCCCCTGCTTCACCCTCATGAAGCGCTACGGCGGCCACGCCATCGCCGTCTATAACGCCGAGGACAAGGACCGCGCCAGCTTCCGCAAATGCTACCAGCTCAACGCCCTGGCCGACCGCGTCAAACACATCGCCCCCGCCGACTACCGCGCCGGCAGCCACCTGCGTCTGCTCCTGGAAGAAATGGTCCTCGACATCGCCGACGGCATCGTCCGCCGGAAGAAGCTCCAGTTCGAAGAAGGCACGGTCTCAGCACCGCATTTTTAATTGCTCTCCCAGAAGCGCCACATCCGCGGCTTCCTTAGAGCCGTCCCGGAAGACATGTGCCATTTGATGCCTTTGAGAGCATTTGCATTTGCCTGTTAAGGATCAGAACCAGAGGCAGGTGCAGTTGGTGTCACTTGGGGTGCCTCGACGGCGGGTGGGGTGACGACTTGATTGGTGATGCTGACGCCGTTGCCGGTCAACATGCTGAGCACAAGACCAGCGGAGGTGGAGATTGAATTGCCAGGGCCGGTGACAGAGGACACAAGCTGCAATATTGCTCCCGTCGAGAACCCTGCGGACATTTGAGGCAGTGACGTGGTTGCGGGCTCTGGTTCTTGATCCACCTCGGCCACGGTTTCGGTGGCGGGGATGTCGAAGAGGGTGAGGACGATGGCCTCTCCCCGGCGGAAGAGCATGAGGATCTGGTAGGCTACAGTGGGGTCCATCCCTTCAGGCAGTCGGCTGTAGGGCCGGTAGCCCAGCAGGTGCAGATTGACGAGCAGATTGTATACAGCCATGGGGTCGGAATTCAGGTCGGGTGGCAGAAAGCCAGCGGGCAGGATGTAAAGGGCAAAGGTGGGCAGGGCATTGCTGGCCTGGCTGCTTTGGTAATCCTGCATCTGGCGCAGGGCGGCCCACTGGTTCTCTGTCAGACTGGCGTTTCCCTGGAAATCAAATTGAATGCCGAGCTGGCTGGCGAGTGTGCTTAAATGTGAGAGTGCCTCACTGCTTTCGCTCAGCGGGCGGCCTTCATCATCCCTGAGGCCGGAGAGCAGGTCCTTCATGGCACCCTTTCTGGCGGTCTGCGGGTAGGGGCCGGGCTGTAATTTCAGGGTGATGCGGTTCTCCGTGACCTCCACGGTGCAGCCTGCCTGGGTGGCTACGTTTTGCACCGCTGTCAGGTAGGGGATGCTCTGGCTGAAAAGGGTGACACGTCTGCCCATGGCGGCGGTGGGCATGGTAACGGCCAGTCTGTGCAGCGCAAGTGCGCGCTCGGAGTCGGTCTCTTGGAGTTTCGTTCTGAGGATGGACATGGCCATGCCGAGCTGCACGTTTTCCAGCAACACATCGGTGAGGTAGTAATCCTCCAGCCTGCGGGTGAGGCTGATCTCTTCGAACATCGGCTCGGTGATCTCGGGCTTCGAATCGCCAGCAAGCGTGGTTTCCAGCCGTAGCAGCTCGGTTAGAGCGTTGGCGGTTCGGGGCAGAGACGCCAGCGTCTCCATAGGCTCCACCTTGCGCGCCGCCGCCGCAGTGCCTGCTTCTGCTTTCGCCGGAGCCTCGGCGGGTGCGGCCAGCCAGAACATGAAAGCTGTCAGCCCCAGGAAAACGAGGCCGCCCGCGAGGATGTATCCACGCAGCGGCCTGGGAAGCGATGAAAAAGAGTGACTGACAGGCGGCATACGGCTAAGAAAAATCCTTGTATTCAGTCTCGCACAATTCCCGCTGATAGGAACCTTTTTTGCGCTCCCCATGTTCGCCATGATTTGGAGACTGGGCGAATGCTTGAAGTAAAAGTAAAAGATGCCAGGCAAAAATGGCCCGATAACATGCCAGACAAAAGTGAAATTATCGCTCTCACAATGTATCAATGCCTGTCTGGATAACATATGCCAAACAACGGGCCATGTAGATAAAGAACATCACGGCTAATTCCACCGAAACAACAGCCACTCGACGCCAAGTGGCATAAAAAGACTGAGTCGCGCTCCACGCCAACCAAGCCGAGACAGCGCCAAGAAAAATGTGAATCCCGAACCACAGCGGCTCAGGGATGCCGCCTGAGGTGACATTGCCGTCGCGCATCCTGAGGTAATGGTCAACCCCAGCCTCAATGCCGAAACCACCAAAAAACCGGAGCCACGCCGCAAGGGTGTATTGGAATGCGCGTTTCAAGGTAAAGAGTGAGGAGTCGTTGTCTTGGAAGACACCAGGATAACAGGTTAAATTCTCGGAGGAAGCGATGGCCAGTACGGAGATCGCCAGCTTTCAGCACCGGGTCAAAGTTTGCGCACCTGGATGTTGCGAATTTTGAGTTTCGTCCCGCTGGGAAGACGGCTGACCCCGAAACCGATCCGACCCTCGGGCCGGTAGATGCCAAGCTCTTCCAATGAAACGCCGTCGGCCACCTTCACGTCATTAAACTCAAAATGAAGCGCCCCTGTCGTGATGCGTGCGAGCACTTGGTTCACGTCGCCAAGGGTGACAGCCACGGGTGAAGTCCCCTTCTCTGGCTTCGTCCGGTATGCCTGCCCCACCACTCCTTGCGGTCCTGAGGAAACCATGCATCTCACGCCGTCCTCTGGATCCCCAACCATTTTGGGCGACCATCGCAATAAAGCCGCACTGCCCCATCCGAGCGGAGAAACCTCCACCTGCTTAGGATCCTCCAAAGTCATCTCGTAGCGCATCTCCACATCATGTGTGAAAGGCAGGTCCAGGGCTAGGACCGCCCAGCGGCTATCATCGCCAGCGGCCACCAGGGTGCCGTCCGCTTCCGCAGACCAGCGTCCGCCTGTTTGCATAAAGCTGGTCAGGTGCTTACGCGGTGTCACACTCACCCATTCACCAGTGGCCAGTTTGGGCAGGAACTCCGCGTAGTCTCTCCGCTCCTGCACATAGGCCTGTGCATCTGCCGACAGTTCCTTTCCTGCGAGTGCTTTCAGGGCATTCTCATGCTCACCACCCGCCGGGCTGCGCGGCAGCATGGCCAGTGCCTGGACCTCGGGGCCATACTGCCCAGACCGGGCCGCCACCTCGCCACGCAATTGCGGCTCAGACAGCAACATCTGGTTCATGAAATTAAGTGTGCAAAAATGCAGCTCACCCGCCTCCGCGAGCAGACGACTGGCTAAGGTAGCATCTCCTCCCAGCCAGGCCGCCAGAGCGGCATTGGACCGTCTCAATTGCTGCAGGCCAGCGGGCAGCCCTTGCACTTCAGCATACCCTTTTGCCATGGCCAAAACCGGGTCCCTGACCCCTTCACGCTGATACACTTCAAAAGCGTCATTCTCCTCGCTCGCCACATCCATGGCAGCATAAAACATCTGCGACGGCACTCCGGTGTCGAAGCGGCCCGTTTCAATGCATGCACGCCCAAAGGCCAGCATCAACTCATGACTGCCACACCACCGTGGACGGTAGGCCCACAGCAGGTTGTTATAGGCTGCTTGGTAGTCAAACTGGGCCTTTACCGACCGGTCAAACCACAGGCGCAGTTCATCATCGCCTCCTGAATCGCCCATGGTGACCGTCACCATGAGCCCAGCAGCTTCGGGCCTGTCCGCACGCGCCTCCCAGGCTTTGACCAAATGCTCACGCGCAATCTTGAGGTGAGCAGCAAACCCCTCCCACTGCTCATCCTTCACCGTCGCGGCCCAGTCACTGGAGCGCTCCAGCCAGGCCAGCTCGATCTCACCATAACCCTGCAGGGTCCATTTCACCCAGTCTGGCCACTCGCTGCCCGCCACCGTCTCCTGCCAGCGTGCCAGATAAGAAGGCATCGTGACGCCCACAAGATCCAGCACCGCAATCTGGTGGCGCACCATCACAGCATCAGCCTCGGCATCATAGGTGCCGTCGCTGATCGCCCGGATCATCACATCCACCAATCGGCCCCGGACATAACGGTATTCTGCCCCCTCCTGCATCAATTGCGGAATCTGCGTGCGCAATGCCATCACCTCCACCGCAGTGGGCAGGCCGGAAAGGTTCAGCACCCGCTCCAGCAGTTCCTTACCGACACGCCAGTCCTGATTCTCGGCATAAAAGGCCTGTGCTGCCAGAGTCAGGATCAGCGGATCATCAGCCCCCTCCTGAATGAGTGCACGAAAATCTGCCGCCAGCGGCGCAAGGGGATGAGGCAGCACACTGCCTGCCGCTTTCAGTTCAAGTGATCGTTCCACGAGCGTGGTAGCCTTCGGTCCCCAGGGCTGCTCTTTCCAGCGTTCCTGGGCAGGAGCCAGCAATCGCCGTTGGCCCCAGGCCTTCTCCTGCGCCAGATAGTCCCGCTCAGTCGGCACTCCAGGCTCCATAGGAATAGCCGGCACCACCATCAGCCGCTGCTCCGAAGGTCTCAGAGGCAAGGCTTCCGCAGAGAGGATGCTCATCAGATAGACTAAGGGCCAGAAGAGTCGGTGCATGTCACGAGATGTACCACGGAAAGGTCATTCCCGTAAAGTAATCCCTCAAATCCAAGTTAATTGCCCCTTAAATCCATCCCCGCCTCAATCTCCACACCCTCCAGCAGATGCGCCACCAGTTATCGGGCCACCCAGGGTGCACGCAGTACTCCTTTAGAGTGAAAGGATGAGTCCTAGCTGCTAATGCTACAGACACTAGGCGTGCCGTTTTTTGTATGCATCTTCAGCCTCGCTGATTGACGGATGGGGCGGCTTCCGTTCATGCTTCTTCTGACATGACTTCCAGGCGTTCTTTTCTGACATCGGCCACGGCGGCCTCTCTTGCTCTTTCCACACTGCCTCTTTTGGGTCAGGAAGGTAAAAAATATCGGACGGCCCTCATCGGCAGTGGCTGGTGGGGGATGAATCTTTTGCGCGAGGCGATGGCCTCGGGCCGCTGTCAGGTGGTGGCGCTGTGTGATGTGGATGCGAATGTGCTGCTGAACGGCATCGAAGACGTGAAGACCGAGAACGGTGATGAACCGAAGGGGTATAAGGACTATCGTCAACTGCTGGCGGAAGCGAAGCCGGAGATCGTCATCATTGCCACCCCGGATCATTGGCATGCCTTGCAGACCATCGCCTGCTGTCAGGCGGGTGCGCATGTTCTGGTGGAAAAGCCCACGGGGCATACCATCCAAGAAAGCCGGGCGATGGTGAAGGCGGCGAAGGAATCTGGAGTTGTGGTCCAGGTCGGCCTACATCGCCGCATCGGCCCGCATCATGTGGAGGCGATGAACTTCCTGAAATCCGGTCAAGTGGGCAAGGTCGGCATGGTGCGCGTTTTTGCCGATAGCAAAGGCGGACCTGAAATCCCCAAGCCTAACAGCAAGGTCCCTGAAGGGCTTGACTGGGACATGTGGTGTGGGCCTGCGCCGATGCGTCCTTTCAACACCAAACTCCATCCCGGTGGATGGCGCAGCTTTCTGGACTATGCCAACGGCACCATGGGTGACTGGGGTGTACACTGGCTGGACCAGGTGCTATGGTGGAGCGGAGAAAAGGGGCCGAAAAAAGTCTTTTGCACGGGCGGGCGACCTATCTTTGGCCCCGCCATCCTGAATGATCAGGAGCAGACCACCGATGTGCCCGACCACCAGGTGGCCATCTTTGAATTCGAAAACTTTACCACCGTATGGGAGCACCGGAAGTTTGCCGAAAACAACAATGAGAAGCACAAGATTGGCGCTTATTTTTATGGTGAAAAAGGCGTGCTGCACATCGGCTGGCGTGATGGCTGGACCTTCTATCCGGTGAACCCCAAAGAGGCCCCGACTCATGGTGACCACCAGCTCCAGGAGCCGGACGGACACAACATCGCCCTGCTGTGGGAGGATCTGATTACCGCCATCGAAACTGGGAGCAAGCCTGTGGCGGATATCGAAAGCGCTCACCGCTCCAGTAGCCTGCCAATGCTCGGCATGCTGAGCTGGAAGCTCGGGCGCAGCATCCAGTGGGATGCGGAAAAAGAAGAGATCATAGGCGACCCTGAAGCCAGCAAGCTGTTGAGCCGCCCTTACCGCGCACCATGGATCTATCCGACTGTGTAAGCATTGACCGAGCGGTCATCGCCACGTATGACGACCTGCATCATGCCGACCTCCCGAGAAGAATGGACAGCCGCCCTCGTCAGTTTTGCCGCCAAAAAACATGCGGACGAACCCATTGCCCTGCGCAGTGAATTTACCGATGAAGAAGAGCAGCAATGCCGCATCCTGGGCGGGCATCTGCTGTCCTGGCTGGAGGACTGGGGACCAAGCATGATGGCGGAACGCAATGCCCAGGCGGCCATCCAGGGCTGGGATGAAAATCCGCACGTGGTCTATCTCACCGCAGGCCCCGGGCTGGCAGCCGCAGAGGATATCCTAGCTGGTGCGGAAGACGATGTGACCTGGCTCACCGTGCCGCAGTTTCAGGAGTTTCTGGCCCTGCATCCGGATGAAAAACAGGCTCATCATTGCATCTTGGAATCGTGGCTGCGAAAGCCCACAGCCGAAGAAGCCGCCGAAGGCCAGTCCGCCGATTCGGCCCATGCTGAAGGCAGCCTGTGGGTGCATCACGATCACACCCTTATGGGTCCCAGCTTCACGCGCGGTGGCTTGAGCCTGTGGTCTTACCGAGATGAGAAAATGGCGCTGGTCAAAGAAGCCTTTCAGAGCTGGTTCTCCTGAACCTGGACCATTGCCGTCTCGAATCCCTCACTGAGCATCCGGCCGCTCTCCAATCACCGCGCTCACCTCAGCGAGCTGGCCATTGCGTACGATCGTTAGCTTGATCGGCGTTGATGGAGCCAGGGAGAGAATGATCTGGAGAAGCTCTGAAGGGGTTTTGAAGTTGCGTCCGTTGATGGCGGTGACGACATCACCCTCCGTCAAACCTGCCATGGCGGCGGGGGACTGGGGATCCACATCGGTGATGTAGGCCCCGATGATGGGCGTGCCCAGACCGCCCATGCTGCCATCAATCACTACGGACTCGGAGTTCAGCTCCAGTCCCAGGTATCCTTTGCGCGCGATGGTGGCCTGCCCGCCCTTGGACTGCTTACGGATGGCTTCGACGACAGTTTTTACATCATTAGCTGGCACCGCGAGGCCCACGCCCTGCCACGCGCGTACATTTTCATCCCCGCGATAAATGGCGACATTGATGCCGATGATCTGGCCCAGAATATTGACCAACGGACCGCCTGAATTGCCTGGATTGATCACCGTATCCGTCTGCAAATAATCAAGTTGGCTGTCACTGAGATGACGGTCACGGGCGCTGATGATGCCCTGAGTAACAGTGCCACTGAGGCCGAAGGGATTCCCCACGGCAAACACGATCTGCCCCACCCTGGCATCGTCAGAATTGGCAAATGAAAGAGCTGGAAAGTCTTTCCCAGCGCCTTCGATCTTCAGCAGGGCGATGTCCCGCTCGCGATGAGCGCCGAGCACCCGTGCGGGATACTGCTTGTTGTCGTTGGTGGTGACAATGACCTCGCTGACATCGGCAATGACGTGGTAATTGGTCACCACGTGGCCTTCTTTGGAAATGATGGCTCCAGACCCCAGGCCGGGGATGATTTGGGCACGGCCGCTGACGACGCCAAAGAAGGGATGCCAGGCGGTCTGGCCCCGGCGCACCGTTTTGGTAGTCACACTGACGACACTGGGCAGGACCGCCGCAGAGAGCCGGGAGAACTCATCATTCATGGCACTGAGGATTTTCACAT is a genomic window containing:
- a CDS encoding S1C family serine protease; translation: METLRRIVFAITVFLVASLVFSIWRRDQEGYGLLNFLRGEAPQGEKFTAPHAPKLDLKDVKILSAMNDEFSRLSAAVLPSVVSVTTKTVRRGQTAWHPFFGVVSGRAQIIPGLGSGAIISKEGHVVTNYHVIADVSEVIVTTNDNKQYPARVLGAHRERDIALLKIEGAGKDFPALSFANSDDARVGQIVFAVGNPFGLSGTVTQGIISARDRHLSDSQLDYLQTDTVINPGNSGGPLVNILGQIIGINVAIYRGDENVRAWQGVGLAVPANDVKTVVEAIRKQSKGGQATIARKGYLGLELNSESVVIDGSMGGLGTPIIGAYITDVDPQSPAAMAGLTEGDVVTAINGRNFKTPSELLQIILSLAPSTPIKLTIVRNGQLAEVSAVIGERPDAQ
- a CDS encoding HAD family hydrolase, which codes for MAALQTTIGIIYDYDQTLSPTYMQDETLFPHFGINPTQFWKKSRELVDQEGYDGELAYLKCMLDYLEMDRPTNDELRVLGAKLRYFKGVPEVFNEMNNVISDQHRLLGIKVEHYIISSGLKILLEGSSLAPFVKRIFGCEFGQDKDGRISFPKRVISHTTKTQYIFRINKGMLEPHEDVNDHMDPELRPIPFQNMIYIGDGPTDVPCFTLMKRYGGHAIAVYNAEDKDRASFRKCYQLNALADRVKHIAPADYRAGSHLRLLLEEMVLDIADGIVRRKKLQFEEGTVSAPHF
- a CDS encoding Gfo/Idh/MocA family protein codes for the protein MTSRRSFLTSATAASLALSTLPLLGQEGKKYRTALIGSGWWGMNLLREAMASGRCQVVALCDVDANVLLNGIEDVKTENGDEPKGYKDYRQLLAEAKPEIVIIATPDHWHALQTIACCQAGAHVLVEKPTGHTIQESRAMVKAAKESGVVVQVGLHRRIGPHHVEAMNFLKSGQVGKVGMVRVFADSKGGPEIPKPNSKVPEGLDWDMWCGPAPMRPFNTKLHPGGWRSFLDYANGTMGDWGVHWLDQVLWWSGEKGPKKVFCTGGRPIFGPAILNDQEQTTDVPDHQVAIFEFENFTTVWEHRKFAENNNEKHKIGAYFYGEKGVLHIGWRDGWTFYPVNPKEAPTHGDHQLQEPDGHNIALLWEDLITAIETGSKPVADIESAHRSSSLPMLGMLSWKLGRSIQWDAEKEEIIGDPEASKLLSRPYRAPWIYPTV